tttttgacaatttttcttttgaaaatatatttttagtggtggtaaaggtGAATAATTGTACAAACAATatggtaaacataaaaattcCCTTTATGATTAAAGCTAGGGTACGattgtttatttattcattgtttaatgaatattatttaaatatatttttatcataatattattttggaGAATTTCAATTTTCCAcaaattttcttttactttgCAAATTTACCATTAGATGAAATCATCTTCATAAATACTTTAATTTAGTGGAAGTCCCCTTAGTCCACTGGTTTAACTAAGGGTTCActaatgcttctacaccagCATGTCTAGGTTTCAATATTTGGAGAAAGCGATTTATTAAAAAACTACGCAGGCTACGGAGGAAAGACTTCCAAGAGATCTttaacatggtgcaagtaaaccCGGTCATGATTAGATCTTCGTAGGACGGCTCTGGTGATGCAGTTAGACATAGATCCTCGTAAGGCAGGTAGTATTTTCGGTTATTGAATCGTCTATGtatatttctcataattgtaatattctAATCAATCAGCCTTTAAAATTACTTTAATTTAGAATAATTTCAATTGTACCacaaatttgatataattttaaaaatttcttccAAAGGATAACTATTTACATAAGTATCTTAAATTTGTGATGAAGCGACTAAACTAACTCTcggaaataatttataaaatatttataaaagtttataatttcAACCCTaccccctaaatactaaaccatcaataataaacactaaatcctaaatctaaatattaaggtatttttgaatgaatgtattATTGAAAAATTGTAACCAACTTATTATATTTCAAGCAATTAATCTTAAATTTGTGGTAAAAGTTAAATTAACtcttttaaatcatttataaatatctaaaataatttatacaaatatttataaaagtttataaactcaACTCACTTCCTATATGCTAGATTCTAAACAATAATTAGTAGACTCAtatgttaatgtatttttaCCCGTGGCCGTGGCGCATGCTTTTTGTAAAGCTATTTCGTCAATTTTATAGTCAAGCTCCATTCAATCGTCAAatccgttgaagaagaagaaacaaacagcGCAAAGAAGAGAGATTATTATGTTTCTGAATAATTATCAGTTGAACAAATATTGTTACAGATTCTACACTTCTATCTTAGCGATTAATCAACTTGAGCGTTAGCCGTAAGTCATTGGTCCAAATCAATGAAGTATGTGGAAATTTGAAAACAAGTGGCCCAAATCATTGATTAGAAGACTTGGCAAAATATAGCCTGTCCGACGACTTGAGTCAATCAACATAAGTATGTGGACAATTTTGAGACAAATGGCCCAACTGACTGATAGGAAGACTTGGCAAAGTCAAGacaatttgagtttttgttttccttAATAAAGAGAGCCATAATCATATAAAAACAAACACTTTCATACcaacacaaaagaaaattgaGGTTATGATGATTCCAAACCAATTTTACTGTCTTTTTGATATTGTTACTTTGTATTTCTTCTTTTTGGGTTTCCTCCTTCTGCACACGTTTGCTTCTCCTGTGCTCCAACATTGTCATCATGACCAGATGGATGCTCTTCTTGAGTTCAAACACGAGTTTCTGGTAAATGAATTCAACTCAAACTCATCTTTAAGTTCATGGAAGACGAATAGCGATTGTTGTCTTTGGGAAGGTGTCACATGCGATACTAAATCTGGCAAAGTGATTTCACTTGATCTCCAATACATCCCTCTCAACAACTTTCTAAAACTTAATAGTGGTCTTTTTAAAATTCAGCATCTTCGTTACCTAAGTCTTAGAGATTGCCATCTCCATGGAGAGATTCCTTCTTCATTAGGAAACCTTTCTCATCTCGAACATCTTGACCTTTTGGGTAATTATTTAGTAGGGGAGGTTCCAGCTTCAGTCGGAAACCTAACccaactaaaatatttaaacctTAACAATAACAAGTTCACTGGAAATATTCATGTTCCATTTGCCAACTTTACAAAGCTGACCCACTTAGATATCTCAAACAACCAATTCACAGGTGAATTCCCCCTTGTACTACTAAATCTAGCCACTAGTTTGTCCATTTTAGCCATTAGCAATAATCTGTTTAAATCCATATTTCCATCTGATATGAGTCGATTCCACAAGTTAGAGCATATTGATGTGGGAGGTAACTCATTTTTCGGTCCTTTTCCTACACCTTTGTTCATGATTCCTTCGTTAACATGGGTTAATTTAAGAGAAAACCAGTTTGAGGGACCTATAGAGTTTAGGAATATATCTTCGTCATCTAAGCTTCAGAGTCTATTCCTTAGTCAAAACAAATTCGAAGGTCCTATTCCCAAATCCATATCAAAATTTTCCAATCTTGAGACTTTATTTCTTAGTGACAACAATTTCACAGGAACAATTCCCATATCTATATCAAACTTGGTCAACCTTGTTACTTTTGATATTAGCCAAAACAAATTCACTGGACCAATCCCCAGATCAAATTTAGTCAAACTCCAGTATCTTGATCTTTCTAACAATAAGTTGGAAGGTGAAATACCAGGTTGGTTAGGGGGTGTGTTGGAGTTGATGCTTTCTCACAACTCTTTCAGCCGTTTTGGAAAGTCATTAGAAGTTTCAGATGTAACACATATCCAAACGTTGGATCTGAGTTCAAATTCTTTCCATGGACCATTACCTCATTGGATATGCAAGCTTAGACCATCAATGTTCTTGGATTTGTCTAACAATATCTTCAACGGTTCCATCCATCAATGTTTAAGGAACACGATTGTTCCTCTCAGAGCGCTAAATCTACAGAACAACAATCTCACTGGAATTCTTCTTCAAGATTTATTTGTCAACGCTACCAACTTAGAGTTAGTTGACGTTAGCGGCAACAAGTTGGAGGGAAAACTTCCGGAATCATTGATCAACTGCATTTCTTTGAAGTTTTTAAATGTAAGAAGCAACAAGATCAAAGACAAGTTTCCATCTTGGTTGAGTTCTCTGCCGTCACTAAATGTCTTAATCCTCCGATCAAATGAATTCTACGGACCTTTGTATCATCCACATGTGTCCATTGGGTTTCAAAGTTTAAAAGTCGTTGATATATCACATAACCACTTCAACGGAACTTTGCCGCCTTTCTATTTTTCCAAATGGCATGGGATGACCACGTTAAGGGAAGAACATCAAAGTTACACCGTCTACATGGGATATCCTGCGTATGGAGGTTTTTACCGTAGTTCGATGGAAATGGTGAACAAAGGAGTTGATACAAAGTTTCAGCGGATCCGAAAAGACTTCAAGGCTATTGACTTTTCAGAAAACGAATTTGGTGGAAAGATACCGAGTTCCATTGGATTTTTGAAAGAACTGCGTCTTCTCAACTTGTCTGGTAACACATTCACAGGCAATATACCTCAATCATTGGCAAATCTGACAAATCTCGAGGAACTAGACTTGTCTCGAAATCAGCTGTCAGGTCAGATTCCTAGTGAGCTTGGCAGTCTATCTTTTTTGTCAATTATGAACTTCTCCCATAACAATCTCGAAGGTCCAATACCGCGAAGCACGCAGTTTCAAAGACAAAACTGTTCAGCATTCATGTACAACTCCAACCTCTACGGTCTCGAAGATATATGTGGAAAGACGCATGTCCCTAATCCTACACCACAAGAGTCCGAAGATTTTTCCAAGCCAAAAGAACAAGTGATTAGTTGGATTTCAGCTGCGATAGCCTATGGACCTGGTGTGTTTTGTGGGTTGGTGATTGCACATAAATTATCTCCACACGTACACAAGTGGTTCATGTAAAAGTTCCGTCATATGTTCAACACCATCTTTCTTTAAATGTTTGTAAAACATATGTATATTTGTGCTCttcaaatgtatttttttatattattatttgttttaataatcgTGATGTTTGGTTGTATGTGATCTTTAAGTTAAAAATGTATTCAAAAGCTTCTTTCTACATAAATCAAAACTTGTGAGGCTACAAATGTTTAAACTATTACATATGGTGAGTGTGTGTATGTGATAGGTGATGAGGTGCGGACCTGGCAACAgcagaagaataagaagagtGACCTGGCACCTGCAGAAGAAAAGTGTTGCAAACTGCAGAAAATTGCAGGTTTTCTTCATGCTTCTCttgttctgtttttggtcttgttcaaagaaaagaaaatagaggAATGTTTGTGTGTAGAACGTATGAGTGAGAGGTAGtagaagatagagagagatgaagtagggaactgatttcttagttgcTTCTATTACACAACATGgctattacatatttatacagaGAACAGAACTCTCTGGATCTTTCTACATttatctttattattaatttattacttttttttttcatgttttatttgtGTGGTTTAAGAACAAATAGGCATTATTCAACACTCCCTCTTGCCTTTTTGTTCCTCAAACCAAGTTGACCACGAAACCTTTCAAAAGGCTGTCCTCCCAATGCCTTAGTGAGTGTATCAGCCAGCTGCTCTTCACTCTTGCAATATTCCAGCTTGATGTCTCCATTTTTCACAGATTCTCTAACAAAGTGATACTTGATTtgaatgtgcttggttcttctATGCTGGACTGGATTTTTCCCAATTGCAATGGCTGATTGACTGTCACAGTAGATAGGAACTCCCTCTTGAGTGTTGAACTTCAAATCTTCAAGCAAGCGCCTTAGCCATATTGCTTGATTTGTTGCTGCACACAAAGCCATGTATTCTGCCTCAGCGGTGGATTGAGCGATAGTGTCTTGCTTGCTGGTTTTCCATGAGAATATTGCAGACCCAATACTAAAGCAATATCCAGTTGTTGACTTTAGATCTTCTTTGCATCCTCCCCAATCACTATCTGAATATCCAACAAGCTTTGGCTCCTTGACTGCAGAAAACATCAATCCTATATCAGCTGTCCCTTTGATGTATCTGAGAACTCTCTTTGCCTCCTTGAAATGCTTGGCTTTAGGTTCCTTCAGATACCTAGACAAATAAGATGCAGAGAACATCAGATCAGGTCGCGTAGCTGTTAGATACAGCAGACCTCCCACAAGGCTCCTATAAGTTTTAGAATCAgcaagttcttcttcttcatcttgaaTCTTGCCTTGAGGTGCCAATGGTGTTCTCATAATCTTGCATTCTTTCATGTTGAACTTCTCCAGCAGCTTTTTTGCATAGCATTCTTGGGATAGAAAAATTCCTTCTTCACTCTGCACAATCTCCATTCCCAAGAAATAGTTCAATAGTCCTAGATCAGACATCTCAAATTCATTCTTCATTGCCATCTTGAACTCATCCACCATTTTCTTATCGTCTCCAGTGACAATAAGATTGTCCACATAGATGCACACCACCAAAATCTTTCCATGAGCTTCTTTTGTGTATAAGGCATGATCATTGTTGCTTCTCTTAAAGTTTTCTCGCAAGAAAAACTCATCAATTCTGCTGTACCATGTTCTAGGCGCCTGCTTTAAACCATAAAGAGCTTTGTGTAGACGAAGAACATAGTCGCCCTTTCCTTCTTCTTCAAACCAAGGTGGTTGCTCAGCATATATCTCTTCTTCTAGCTTTCCATTTAGAAAAGCAGACTTAACATCAAGTTGAAATAATTCCCATTTTCTTTGAGCAGCAACAGCAAGAAGTAATCTGATAGTTTCATGTCTTGAAACTGGGGCAAAAGTCTCCAAATAATCAACTCCATACTGCTGAGTAAACCCCTTAGCCACTAACCTTGCTTTGTGCTTCACAACATCtccttttgcattttttttgagCCTGAATATCCACTTGACTTCCACCACATTTTTGTCTGCAGGTCTTTTAACCAATTGCCATGTCTGGTTCTTCTCGATCATGTGTATTTCTTCTTCCATAGCATGTCTCCACTCAGTATGCTTTACAGCTTCTTCGAATGTTGCTGGTTCTTCAAAACTCAAGTAACATCCTTCACATACTTCAGCAGATTCAACATCAACGTGTGGAGCAGTACGTAAGATATCATTCATTGATCTGGTTCTTCTATTTGGCTGGCTTGAACTGCTTTCTGGACTGTCAGGATCCAGATTAAAGGGCACCGGCTGAATGATTCTTCTCCCTCTGGATTCACCATCGCTAGAACTTGAATCACCAACCCTTAGATCTTCTTGTCTACAATCTGGTTCCAGAGATACAACAGATTGtttgttcacttctttttgctTCCAGTCCCATTTGCTTCCTTCATCAAATATCACATCTCTGGAAACATCTATTTTATCTTCCTCCAGCAGATAGACTCGATAGCCTTTAGTTTGAGAGCTGTAGCCAACAAAGATTGCTTTCTTGGACTTGTCATCccacttctttctcttttcatCTGGTATGTGTACATAACATACACAACCAAACACCTTTAAATGATTCATTGATGGCTTTGTTCCATTCCAAGCTTCAAGCGGCgtcttgttctcaagtactttGGTTGGAATTCTGTTCTGAATGTAAGCTGCTGTATGGACAGCTTCTGCCCAGAACTTCATTGGTAAGTCTTTAGCTTTGATCATGGCCCTTGCCATCTCCACTAGGCTTCTGTTTCTTCTTTCCGagacaccattttgttgtggagaaTATGCTGCTGTTAACTGCCTTTTAATGCCATGATCTTCCAAAAACTTTGTGAATTCTCCAGAGAGATATTCAGATCCTCTATCTGATCTAATCTTCTTTATCTTGCAGCTAGCTTGATTTTCGACAAGGTTTTTGAACTTCTTGAAGGTTTGAAAGACTTCTGATTTTGATTTCAAGAAATAAACCCAGACCATCCTTGTTGcatcatcaatgaatgtgaggAAATATCGGCTCCCAATGATTGATAAACTCTGCATTGGTCCACACACATCACTGTGAATCAACTCCAGTTTTTTTGTTGCTCTTGTCTCTGATTCTTTTGGAAATGAATCACGACTATGCTTGCTTAGAATACAGCTCTCGCAACCTTCCTTCTCCACCACGAACTTGGGAAGATTCAGAACCATATCCCTTAACTGCAAGATCTTCAGATTTGAGTAGCCAGTGTGCCCAAGCCTTTGATGCCATAATTCTGCAGCTTCATTTTTTGCCACCATTGCTGTTTCAGGGCTTGAGGACCACTTGATGGGAAAGCTCTTGTTCACCATCTCCACTTCAGCTACCTTTCTTCCAGCACCATCATGTATGATGCAACATCTTTTCTTAAAGGTGACTTGATATccatttttaatcatttgaGGGACACTTAACAGATTCTTTGCAAGCGTTGGCACAAGAAAAACATCTCGAATGATTCTCTTGCCTTTCTTTGTCATGACTTCAACGTCTCCTTTTCCTTTGGTCATCAACACAGCTCCATTACCAACTCTTATTGGAACTTTGATGTTTGTGTTGATTCTGGAAAACACCTTTTCGTTTGGAGTCATGTGATTAGTGCACCCACTATCAATGAGCCATAAGTTCTCTTCAAATGACTCTTGATCATCTTGTCTTGCGGTGAACAAGTGATtatcttctgcttcttcttgttgatgAGACACTTGTGCTTGTTCTGGTTTCTTGCTTCTGCATTCTCTTGAAAAGTGACCAGGCTTTCCACAGTTGTAGCATTCACTTCTACCTTTGTTTTTGTTGAAGTCTGGCTTCTTTCTTCCATTCTTTAGATAGCAGACATCCTCATTGTGATTGTCTTTCTTGCAGAAGCCACACCACTTCTTCCCTTTTCCTTTATAGCTTGTCTTCCATGAGCTTGTCTTGCCACTGTCTCTGACTTTCAAGCTTCTAAAACGTGCATGGAATGCACCTTCACCATTTTCTTCATCTTCAGGGAAGAACTTCTTTTCATGAGCTTCCAAAGATCCCACCAACTCAGCAAATGTTACTGTCTTGAGATCTTTAGTTTCTTCCATCAGTGATGACAACGGAGCATAGCTCTTGGGCATGGATGCTAAGATCTTAACTACCATATCAAAGTTTGATCTACCTTCTCCTAGAGCTCTCATTTGATTAGCTACAGCCTGGATTCTTTCAGAATAAGGCTTAACCTTTTCTCCTTCCTTCATTTTCAGATTCTCAAAATCTCTTCTCAAGGCTTGTAGTCTAACCATCTTAACTTTTTCATTACCTTGATAGGAATGTTCAAGTAGCTCCCATGCTTGCTTGGCTGAGGTTGCAGAAAGAATTTTGTCAAAGACAACATCAGCTACAGCAAGTTGAATGAGTTGTAGAGCCGCTGTGTCTTTCGCCTTACGGGATCGCCAGTCTCCAAGCTCTTTTGCATAGTCAGCTCCAGACATTTCCGGTGATCTAGATGGTGGTTCAGGAAGTCCTTCTTCAACTATTTCCCAAAGCTCTCTGTTCATCAGAGTTGTCTTCATCCTAGCTGCCCAGAATTCATAGTTATTTCCTTCAAAGACAGCTACAAGTTGTGAAGATTGCAGGTTTGACGCCATGTGTTTTTGTTCTTCTTGTTctccttcttttcttcttgttcttttgATTTTCTAGTTCTgtcttgt
The sequence above is drawn from the Brassica napus cultivar Da-Ae chromosome A8, Da-Ae, whole genome shotgun sequence genome and encodes:
- the LOC106360904 gene encoding receptor-like protein 30, translating into MMIPNQFYCLFDIVTLYFFFLGFLLLHTFASPVLQHCHHDQMDALLEFKHEFLVNEFNSNSSLSSWKTNSDCCLWEGVTCDTKSGKVISLDLQYIPLNNFLKLNSGLFKIQHLRYLSLRDCHLHGEIPSSLGNLSHLEHLDLLGNYLVGEVPASVGNLTQLKYLNLNNNKFTGNIHVPFANFTKLTHLDISNNQFTGEFPLVLLNLATSLSILAISNNLFKSIFPSDMSRFHKLEHIDVGGNSFFGPFPTPLFMIPSLTWVNLRENQFEGPIEFRNISSSSKLQSLFLSQNKFEGPIPKSISKFSNLETLFLSDNNFTGTIPISISNLVNLVTFDISQNKFTGPIPRSNLVKLQYLDLSNNKLEGEIPGWLGGVLELMLSHNSFSRFGKSLEVSDVTHIQTLDLSSNSFHGPLPHWICKLRPSMFLDLSNNIFNGSIHQCLRNTIVPLRALNLQNNNLTGILLQDLFVNATNLELVDVSGNKLEGKLPESLINCISLKFLNVRSNKIKDKFPSWLSSLPSLNVLILRSNEFYGPLYHPHVSIGFQSLKVVDISHNHFNGTLPPFYFSKWHGMTTLREEHQSYTVYMGYPAYGGFYRSSMEMVNKGVDTKFQRIRKDFKAIDFSENEFGGKIPSSIGFLKELRLLNLSGNTFTGNIPQSLANLTNLEELDLSRNQLSGQIPSELGSLSFLSIMNFSHNNLEGPIPRSTQFQRQNCSAFMYNSNLYGLEDICGKTHVPNPTPQESEDFSKPKEQVISWISAAIAYGPGVFCGLVIAHKLSPHVHKWFM